TTTGCGGGGTAGTCTTAACATCTTCCTCGTGTTTTCCTTTCTTACAACTCGCTTTATTTCCCTCTGCAAATTTCTTACCTTTCATCTCTCAAAAATTCTCCTTACCACATCATATATCATTTTTATTTCTTCAATATCTCTTTTTCGCAGGAAAGCACTGATTTTACTAATGAGCTGTTCCTCCTTAATATTCTTTTCTGCTGCCCCAGAAAAAGAAAAAAGCTCTTTAATCTCAACCTTTAAGGCAGAAGCAATTTTTTCAAGTCCTTCTAGAGAAGGAGCCCGTTGACCTCTTTCTATTAGTCCAATAAAGTTATCACTAAAGTCAGTGAGTTCAGCAAGTTTAGATTGACTCATATTCATTTGTTTCCTTAATTCAAAAATTCTTAACCCAAGTTGTCTTTTAATATAACTCATCAGTTTGTCTCCACCTTGTTTGTTATAGTATATGATATTTTTTAAAAAAATAATACAAACTGAGAGCGTTGCAAATAAGATTG
The bacterium genome window above contains:
- a CDS encoding helix-turn-helix transcriptional regulator encodes the protein MSYIKRQLGLRIFELRKQMNMSQSKLAELTDFSDNFIGLIERGQRAPSLEGLEKIASALKVEIKELFSFSGAAEKNIKEEQLISKISAFLRKRDIEEIKMIYDVVRRIFER